The Bacteroidales bacterium genome segment CATCATTTATTGTTAGTAATTTTGAGAATGAAGACCTTTTTGACACAGGACTAATGTTAAATGGTGGACTTCAATACAACTTTAGCCGAAAATTCAGTATCATAGGTCTTGCCACGTTTTGTAAGTATGGTGTGCATCCTGATGCAAAATTATTGTATTATGATGTTACTTATTTCAGTATGGGAATTGGGTTGTCGGCTAAGTACAAGTTCTTCTCCAATAAGAAGTTAAGACCTTACCTTTTGTATGGCATGTCAATGTGTTTTGTAAAGCAGGAGTTTCAATTTCCCGGAGAACGAATATTTACATACGAACAGCCCGCACTACCAGGACTTATAAGCGGATTAGGCTTAGAGTTTGATATAACGGATAACATTACCATATTCACCCAGTCCGGTTTTAACAAGGTGTTACCAAAAGAAGGTGATGGACTTCCACCAACGGAATCGGTATATGTTCTGCTAGGGGTAAACAT includes the following:
- a CDS encoding outer membrane beta-barrel protein, with product MKSYIYLSVLLLLLIVTFFSNECKAQYEQKFTMQFSAGSSFIVSNFENEDLFDTGLMLNGGLQYNFSRKFSIIGLATFCKYGVHPDAKLLYYDVTYFSMGIGLSAKYKFFSNKKLRPYLLYGMSMCFVKQEFQFPGERIFTYEQPALPGLISGLGLEFDITDNITIFTQSGFNKVLPKEGDGLPPTESVYVLLGVNINMFKSKSL